The proteins below are encoded in one region of Aequorivita iocasae:
- a CDS encoding citrate synthase, whose translation MAKMATLEIDGKKYEFPIVEGTENELGIDIKSLRSDTNGVVTLDPGYKNTGSCESAITFLDGEKGILRYRGYSIEELAEKARFLEVCYLLIFGELPTEEQLEKFHNDIKAQSHVDEDVKKILDGFPKSAHPMGVLSSLTSALVAFNPSSVNVDSEEDMYKAIVKILAKFPVLTAWTYRKRLGLPLDYGDDSLRYVDNFVKMMFKKPSGEYTSKPTVVDALNKLLILHADHEQNCSTSTVRIVGSSHAGLFVSISAGIAALWGPLHGGANQAVIEMLEAIKEDGGDTKKFMAKAKDKEDPFRLMGFGHRVYKNFDPRAKIIKKAADDVLEDLGIEDPVLDIAKALEKEALEDPYFVERKLYPNVDFYSGIIYRALGIPVEMFTPMFALGRLPGWIAQWREMRLQKEPIGRPRQIYVGANLRSFVPIEKR comes from the coding sequence ATGGCAAAGATGGCGACCCTCGAAATAGATGGAAAAAAATACGAGTTCCCCATTGTGGAAGGGACTGAAAATGAATTAGGAATAGATATAAAAAGTCTTCGTAGCGATACCAATGGGGTTGTTACTTTAGACCCTGGGTATAAGAATACAGGCTCTTGTGAGAGTGCCATAACCTTTCTGGATGGTGAAAAGGGAATTCTCCGCTATAGGGGATATTCCATTGAGGAACTTGCTGAAAAAGCTCGCTTTTTGGAAGTTTGCTATCTTCTTATTTTTGGGGAGTTGCCCACAGAGGAACAACTTGAAAAATTCCATAATGATATAAAAGCACAATCGCACGTTGATGAAGATGTTAAAAAAATATTGGATGGCTTTCCAAAATCTGCCCATCCTATGGGCGTGCTTTCATCATTAACTTCTGCTTTGGTTGCATTCAATCCATCATCGGTAAATGTAGATAGTGAGGAAGATATGTATAAAGCCATAGTGAAAATCTTGGCAAAATTCCCCGTACTAACTGCGTGGACTTACAGAAAACGGTTGGGTTTACCGCTTGATTATGGGGATGACTCGTTACGCTATGTGGATAATTTTGTAAAAATGATGTTCAAAAAGCCAAGTGGGGAATACACATCAAAGCCTACTGTGGTTGATGCATTAAACAAACTATTGATTCTACATGCAGACCACGAACAGAATTGTTCTACCTCAACGGTACGTATTGTAGGTTCATCGCACGCAGGTCTTTTTGTTTCTATTTCTGCAGGTATCGCGGCACTGTGGGGGCCACTTCACGGAGGTGCTAACCAAGCAGTTATTGAAATGCTGGAAGCTATTAAGGAAGATGGTGGCGATACCAAGAAATTTATGGCAAAAGCAAAAGATAAGGAGGATCCGTTTCGTCTTATGGGCTTTGGCCACAGAGTGTATAAAAACTTTGACCCCCGTGCAAAAATCATCAAAAAAGCTGCCGATGATGTTCTAGAAGATTTAGGAATTGAAGATCCCGTTCTGGACATTGCAAAGGCTCTTGAAAAAGAAGCGCTGGAAGATCCATATTTTGTGGAAAGAAAATTATATCCTAACGTAGATTTCTATTCGGGTATCATTTACCGTGCCTTGGGTATTCCGGTAGAGATGTTCACTCCTATGTTTGCCCTTGGGCGTCTTCCGGGCTGGATAGCGCAGTGGAGAGAGATGAGGCTACAAAAAGAGCCGATTGGCCGTCCAAGACAAATTTATGTGGGTGCTAACCTTCGTTCCTTTGTACCTATCGAAAAAAGATAA
- a CDS encoding S9 family peptidase has translation MKRFNSLPFLLLFLTAFSTLIAQQKNISLEEIWGGAFKTQGLDALNSMNNGKEYAVLNYDRQNKASTVDVYDYKSGQKVRTLLNSADLKGINYVISYEFSKDESKILFTTELQQIYRRSSLGTYYVYDIASKQFSLVSTHKIQEPTFSNDGSKVAYGYQNNLYIKDLKSGETKQITTDGKKNSIINGITDWVYEEEFAFVRAFEWSKDGDRLAYIKFDETEVPQFNMDLYGNELYPSADTFKYPKAGEANSKVSLHLYDLGSEKTSEINLSKYNSYYIPRLLWTQDNNLLSVQLTNRHQNEIDLVFVDASNNTSKLILAEKDDAYVDVTDNLTFLNNNSFFWTSERDGWNHIYQYDKNGKLLNQVTQGPWEVTAYYGFDQNTGRVYYQSTENGSINRDVYSILPSGKNKVRLTQQTGTNDADFSADYTYFINTFSDATTPFVFTLREAKTGKLLREIKNNNDLKNRLASYKISPKQYSTININGEDLNMYMIKPLDFDESKQYPLFLYQYSGPGSQNVSNSWMSSNDYWHEMLANEYGIIIACVDGRGTGFKGRDFKKMTQKELGKYEVEDQTAVAKKLSELPYIDASRTGIWGWSYGGFMSSNCLFQAPDTFEMAVAVAPVTSWRFYDSIYTERYMQTPQENASGYDNNSPLSHVDKLKGKFLLVHGSADDNVHVQNTMRLIEALVQANKQFDWRIYPDKNHGIYGGNTRLHLYTLMTNYIKNNL, from the coding sequence TTGAAAAGATTCAATTCCCTTCCCTTTTTATTGCTGTTTCTAACAGCTTTTTCCACCCTTATAGCCCAACAAAAAAACATAAGCCTTGAAGAAATTTGGGGTGGAGCTTTTAAAACCCAAGGTCTAGACGCATTAAATTCCATGAACAACGGAAAAGAATATGCGGTGCTCAATTATGACCGACAGAACAAAGCTTCTACCGTTGATGTTTATGACTACAAAAGTGGCCAGAAAGTACGAACCCTATTGAATAGTGCAGATTTAAAAGGCATCAATTACGTAATTTCTTATGAGTTCAGCAAGGACGAGTCAAAGATTCTATTTACTACAGAGCTGCAGCAAATATATCGTCGTTCCTCCTTGGGAACTTATTACGTGTACGATATTGCTTCAAAACAGTTCAGTTTGGTTTCCACACATAAAATTCAAGAGCCTACCTTTAGCAATGATGGTAGTAAGGTAGCTTACGGATATCAAAACAATCTGTATATAAAGGATTTGAAATCTGGAGAAACTAAACAGATTACCACAGACGGTAAAAAGAACAGTATTATAAATGGGATTACCGATTGGGTTTATGAGGAAGAATTCGCGTTTGTGCGGGCATTTGAATGGAGCAAGGACGGCGATAGGCTAGCTTACATTAAATTTGATGAAACCGAGGTGCCACAGTTCAATATGGATCTTTACGGCAACGAACTCTACCCTTCTGCAGACACCTTCAAATATCCAAAAGCTGGAGAGGCAAACTCCAAGGTTTCATTGCATTTATATGATCTTGGTAGTGAAAAAACTTCTGAAATAAACCTTTCAAAATACAATAGCTATTATATTCCACGGTTACTTTGGACGCAAGACAACAACCTTTTGAGTGTGCAGCTTACCAATCGTCATCAAAATGAAATAGATTTGGTTTTTGTGGATGCTTCAAACAATACGTCAAAATTAATTTTAGCAGAAAAAGATGACGCATACGTTGACGTTACCGACAACCTTACCTTTTTAAACAACAACAGTTTTTTCTGGACCAGTGAACGGGATGGTTGGAACCACATTTACCAATACGATAAAAATGGAAAGCTGCTAAATCAGGTAACTCAAGGGCCTTGGGAAGTGACGGCTTATTACGGTTTTGATCAAAATACGGGCCGTGTTTACTATCAAAGTACCGAGAACGGAAGCATCAATCGTGATGTGTACTCCATACTTCCTTCCGGTAAAAATAAAGTACGCTTAACACAACAAACAGGAACCAACGATGCCGACTTCAGTGCAGATTATACCTATTTTATAAATACATTTTCAGACGCAACAACACCTTTTGTTTTCACGCTTCGGGAAGCTAAAACTGGCAAACTGCTTCGTGAAATAAAAAATAATAATGATTTAAAAAATCGTCTGGCTTCTTATAAAATTTCACCTAAACAGTATTCAACTATAAACATTAATGGTGAAGATCTAAATATGTATATGATAAAACCATTGGATTTTGATGAAAGCAAACAATACCCATTGTTTTTGTATCAATATTCAGGTCCCGGCTCACAGAATGTTTCCAATAGTTGGATGTCCTCTAACGATTATTGGCATGAAATGCTTGCCAATGAATATGGAATTATCATAGCCTGCGTGGACGGTCGCGGAACTGGCTTTAAAGGAAGAGATTTCAAAAAAATGACCCAAAAGGAATTGGGCAAATATGAAGTTGAAGACCAAACGGCTGTTGCCAAAAAATTGAGCGAGCTGCCCTATATTGATGCTTCGCGAACAGGTATTTGGGGCTGGAGTTACGGTGGATTTATGTCTTCAAATTGTCTTTTCCAGGCACCCGATACGTTTGAAATGGCCGTCGCCGTGGCGCCAGTGACCAGTTGGAGATTTTATGACAGTATCTATACAGAGCGCTATATGCAAACCCCGCAGGAAAATGCTTCTGGCTATGATAATAACTCCCCCCTTTCACACGTAGATAAGCTGAAAGGAAAGTTTTTATTAGTACACGGAAGTGCCGATGATAACGTACACGTACAAAATACAATGCGTTTAATAGAAGCTTTGGTGCAAGCCAATAAGCAGTTTGACTGGAGAATCTATCCAGATAAAAACCATGGAATTTATGGTGGAAATACCCGCTTGCATCTTTATACTTTAATGACCAATTATATCAAAAACAATTTATAA
- a CDS encoding dimethylarginine dimethylaminohydrolase family protein, with translation MINLNINDETSRLRVVVLGRADSNGPVPKLENAYDPKSAEHIKAGTYPKDEDMVKEMEAVAEVFKKYDVKVYRPQSIKDYNQIFSRDIAFVIEDKFIIANILEDRSMEIEAIEHVINQIDPSKIIEFPENAHIEGGDVMPWGDYIFVGAYYGEDYPNFITARTNLNAVKHLQKLFPHKKVKSFNLKKSNTVADENALHLDCCFQPLGKGKAIIHKEGFLIEEEYNWLIDFFGKENCFHITKREMYDMNSNVFSISPDVVISEKNFTRLNNWLREQGFTVEEVPYAEISKQEGLLRCTTMPLVRD, from the coding sequence ATGATCAATTTAAACATTAACGACGAAACTTCAAGACTACGTGTTGTGGTGCTGGGTCGCGCCGACAGCAATGGACCCGTTCCCAAGTTGGAAAATGCCTACGATCCCAAATCGGCAGAGCATATTAAGGCTGGTACTTATCCTAAGGATGAAGATATGGTAAAGGAAATGGAGGCCGTGGCCGAAGTTTTTAAAAAGTATGATGTAAAAGTGTACAGGCCACAATCCATTAAGGATTATAACCAAATTTTCTCGCGTGATATAGCCTTTGTAATTGAAGACAAATTTATCATCGCAAATATTTTGGAAGATCGTTCCATGGAAATTGAAGCCATAGAGCACGTAATCAATCAGATTGACCCTTCAAAAATTATTGAATTTCCAGAAAATGCCCATATAGAAGGAGGTGATGTTATGCCTTGGGGCGATTATATTTTTGTAGGCGCCTATTATGGTGAGGACTATCCAAATTTTATAACTGCACGTACCAATCTGAACGCTGTAAAACACCTACAAAAATTGTTTCCACATAAGAAGGTAAAATCTTTCAACCTCAAAAAAAGCAATACTGTCGCAGATGAAAATGCATTGCATTTAGATTGCTGTTTTCAGCCGTTAGGTAAGGGCAAGGCCATTATACACAAGGAAGGGTTTTTGATTGAAGAGGAGTATAATTGGCTTATAGATTTCTTCGGAAAGGAAAACTGCTTCCACATTACAAAACGCGAAATGTACGATATGAACAGCAATGTATTCTCAATTTCGCCTGATGTGGTCATTTCAGAGAAAAACTTCACGAGATTGAATAACTGGCTGCGTGAGCAAGGTTTTACGGTAGAAGAAGTTCCTTACGCTGAAATATCAAAACAGGAAGGTTTGTTGCGTTGCACTACCATGCCATTAGTGCGTGATTAA
- a CDS encoding peptide MFS transporter, whose amino-acid sequence MSEALQYQKQKELFGHPVGLYILFFTEMWERFSYYGMRAILVLYLVAEATSDNPGLGWTNAEALSLYGTYTMLVYVASIPGGWIADKFMGQKQSVLVGGILLVAGHGILSIEEMWAFYTGLGLIIAGVGMLKPNISTMVGGLYKTGDIRRDKGFTIFYIGINIGAFLSSLIVGYVGEVYGWHYGFGLAAIGMALGLIQYLVGQKHLKYVGNNTNKSIDPEEKAAMKRPLSKVEKDRMIVLFISFILVIVFWGAFEQAGGLMNIYASEKTDRMLMGWEVPASWFQSLNAMFIIILGTSVAAYWAHRKLKGKVSTSLFKMCIGLIIMGTGFFFMTAAAAQFNSDGASAMYWLVLAYLFHTVGELCLSPVALSYITKLAPLKYASLMMGVYFAMTGFGNKVAGLLGESASDLGEYTVFTGIAVFCVAFGLLVLLIRKKLEKLTHGAEDNERELHDNEPFELADPEINKTN is encoded by the coding sequence ATGTCAGAAGCACTTCAATATCAAAAGCAAAAAGAACTATTTGGACACCCAGTAGGTCTTTATATTTTGTTCTTTACCGAAATGTGGGAACGTTTCTCCTATTATGGAATGCGGGCCATTTTGGTACTTTATTTGGTTGCAGAAGCTACCAGTGATAATCCAGGATTAGGGTGGACAAATGCCGAAGCGCTTTCATTATACGGAACTTACACCATGCTTGTTTACGTTGCTTCCATTCCAGGAGGATGGATTGCCGATAAATTTATGGGCCAGAAGCAATCCGTACTTGTAGGTGGTATTCTTTTGGTGGCAGGGCATGGTATTCTTTCAATAGAAGAAATGTGGGCCTTTTACACCGGACTTGGATTGATTATAGCGGGTGTAGGTATGCTAAAGCCAAATATTTCAACTATGGTTGGTGGTCTGTATAAAACTGGAGACATTAGAAGAGATAAGGGCTTTACAATCTTTTATATTGGTATTAATATAGGTGCTTTCTTATCCAGTTTAATTGTAGGATATGTTGGGGAAGTTTATGGATGGCACTACGGTTTTGGTCTAGCGGCGATAGGTATGGCTTTAGGACTTATTCAATATTTGGTAGGGCAGAAGCATTTGAAGTACGTAGGTAACAACACCAACAAATCTATCGATCCCGAAGAAAAAGCAGCTATGAAGAGACCGCTTTCTAAAGTTGAAAAAGATAGAATGATAGTTCTTTTCATTTCTTTTATATTGGTTATAGTATTTTGGGGAGCTTTTGAACAAGCGGGAGGTTTGATGAATATTTACGCATCTGAAAAAACTGATCGTATGTTAATGGGTTGGGAAGTGCCAGCATCTTGGTTTCAGTCCCTTAACGCCATGTTTATAATTATTTTGGGAACTTCCGTAGCTGCCTATTGGGCGCATAGAAAATTGAAAGGAAAAGTTTCCACCTCACTTTTTAAAATGTGTATTGGTTTGATAATAATGGGGACGGGTTTTTTCTTCATGACCGCTGCAGCCGCACAGTTTAACAGTGATGGCGCATCAGCTATGTACTGGTTAGTATTGGCTTATCTGTTCCATACCGTGGGAGAATTATGTCTATCGCCAGTTGCGCTTTCTTATATTACAAAATTAGCTCCTTTGAAATATGCTTCCTTGATGATGGGAGTATATTTTGCGATGACTGGTTTTGGAAATAAGGTTGCTGGACTTTTGGGAGAATCTGCTTCTGATTTAGGTGAATACACTGTGTTTACGGGAATTGCGGTATTCTGTGTTGCCTTTGGATTATTAGTTTTATTGATAAGAAAGAAACTTGAAAAACTTACGCACGGCGCTGAGGATAATGAGCGTGAACTTCACGACAACGAGCCTTTTGAACTTGCAGATCCAGAAATCAACAAGACAAACTAA
- the carA gene encoding glutamine-hydrolyzing carbamoyl-phosphate synthase small subunit: protein MKYQTRKKALILLADGTIFYGKAVGGKEGSAFGEVCFNTGMTGYQEIFTDPSYYGQIMVATNAHIGNYGTNKEEVESEGIKIAGLVVRNFSYHYSRSAADDSLEEFLNRNNLLAISDVDTRALVSYIRDNGAMNAVISTEVDNIEGLKKQLAAVPDMNGLELASKVSTKGPYFFGDENAKYKVSALDLGIKKNILRNLAERDCYVKVFPYSASFSEMEAFNPDGYFISNGPGDPEPLHSAIEVVKTILDKKLPMFGICLGHQVLALANGISTYKMHHGHRGINHPVMNHVTGKGEITSQNHGFAINREEAEANPNIEITHEHLNDHTAAGIRLKNKPAFSVQYHPEASPGPHDASYLFDQFIESIETHKFETA from the coding sequence ATGAAATACCAAACACGAAAAAAAGCACTCATTTTATTGGCCGACGGAACTATTTTCTACGGAAAAGCAGTTGGCGGCAAAGAAGGCTCCGCCTTTGGTGAAGTTTGTTTTAATACCGGAATGACCGGTTACCAAGAAATTTTTACGGATCCTTCTTACTATGGGCAAATTATGGTTGCCACCAATGCCCACATCGGGAATTACGGCACCAACAAAGAGGAAGTGGAATCTGAAGGAATAAAAATAGCAGGTTTGGTGGTTCGCAATTTCAGTTACCATTATTCCCGTTCCGCGGCAGATGATTCCTTGGAAGAATTTTTAAACAGAAATAATTTGCTGGCCATAAGTGATGTGGACACCCGCGCTTTGGTAAGCTACATTCGCGACAATGGCGCAATGAACGCCGTGATTTCAACAGAAGTTGATAATATTGAAGGTCTCAAAAAGCAGTTAGCAGCCGTACCCGATATGAACGGACTGGAACTCGCTTCAAAAGTTTCTACAAAAGGGCCTTATTTCTTCGGAGATGAAAACGCTAAATACAAAGTGTCTGCTTTGGACCTCGGAATAAAGAAAAATATTCTTCGTAATCTAGCCGAAAGAGATTGTTATGTGAAAGTGTTTCCCTACAGTGCTTCTTTTTCAGAAATGGAAGCTTTCAACCCCGATGGTTACTTTATTTCCAATGGGCCAGGTGATCCGGAGCCACTACACAGCGCCATAGAAGTTGTAAAGACAATTTTGGATAAGAAATTACCCATGTTCGGTATTTGTTTGGGGCATCAGGTTTTAGCCTTGGCCAATGGTATTTCAACCTATAAAATGCACCATGGCCATCGCGGAATCAACCATCCAGTGATGAATCACGTTACTGGAAAGGGTGAGATTACTTCTCAAAACCATGGTTTCGCAATCAATAGGGAAGAAGCTGAGGCAAACCCAAATATTGAAATTACACACGAACATTTGAACGACCATACGGCGGCGGGAATACGTTTAAAAAATAAACCTGCTTTTTCAGTGCAGTACCATCCCGAAGCAAGTCCGGGACCGCACGATGCTTCGTATCTTTTTGATCAATTCATCGAGAGCATTGAAACGCATAAATTTGAAACAGCATAA
- the rplQ gene encoding 50S ribosomal protein L17: MRHGKKINHLGRKTAHRHSMLANMACSLVEHKRINTTVAKAKALKQFVEPLVTKSKEDTTHNRRLVFAKLRQKEAVAELFRTVAPKVGDRPGGYTRIIKLGNRLGDNADMAMIELVDFNEIYNAGKATKKKSTRRSRRGSGSSAAAPAAKAAPAKAEKEAKKEEE, from the coding sequence ATGAGACACGGAAAAAAAATAAATCACTTAGGTAGAAAAACTGCCCACAGACATTCAATGTTGGCCAATATGGCTTGCTCACTTGTAGAGCACAAACGTATCAACACTACTGTTGCAAAAGCAAAAGCGTTGAAGCAGTTTGTTGAGCCATTGGTAACAAAGTCTAAGGAAGACACCACGCACAACCGTCGTTTGGTTTTTGCAAAATTGCGTCAAAAAGAAGCAGTTGCAGAACTTTTCAGAACTGTTGCGCCAAAAGTTGGTGACCGTCCGGGAGGTTACACCCGAATTATTAAATTGGGTAACCGTCTAGGTGATAACGCTGATATGGCAATGATAGAGCTTGTGGATTTCAACGAAATTTATAATGCTGGCAAAGCTACTAAGAAGAAATCTACACGTAGAAGTCGCCGTGGAAGCGGTTCTTCAGCTGCTGCTCCTGCTGCAAAAGCCGCTCCAGCAAAAGCCGAGAAAGAAGCTAAAAAAGAAGAGGAGTAA
- a CDS encoding peptide MFS transporter: MNTDIENLFKDKVLGHPAGLFILFFTEMWERFSFYGMRILLVLFLTAPILSDNPGWEWPREHALALIGTYASLLYLTPIIGGWIADKITGYRMAVVLGCIIMTLGHASMALETTASFYLGLALLVIGTGFFKPNITSIISEMYKGKESKKDGAYTIFYMGVNAGAFFGMMLCGYLAENYGWSWGFGLAGIFMFLGMLQFLLAKNLFGSVGAKPTKIHEVEIPQNINEERPELRNDQAEEAPIKLNPFTMFDKILVVLSSVGGLLYLFNDPLEKIGGTSLVPFEVGGLSGTNFVVLTALFLFLILLITRIVRYLPIVRDRIIAVSIFGLFTVFFFSFFEQSLGSMTLFARDYTDRTLVGDSAMIFKIVDALLTTVPLIIITWVIYLLFKKTFTIIGASNIVLAIAFIGVWGLVLYRLYDKFSQEGNEVDATWFGILNSFFIITLAPLFSRWWESKYNPSAGMKYGIGLILLGLGFAVLSYGASDIPSGAMTASVSMIFLILAYLLHTMGELCISPVGLSYLSKLVPARMIGFMFGVWYLAIAVGQKAANTMGGMIDKISAEYSLGTFFLIFALIPIGVGVIAMILNPILKKLMHGIR, translated from the coding sequence ATGAACACCGATATAGAAAATCTGTTTAAAGACAAAGTTTTAGGGCACCCCGCGGGATTGTTTATACTCTTTTTTACTGAAATGTGGGAGCGTTTTTCCTTTTATGGAATGCGAATCCTTTTGGTGCTGTTCCTTACAGCTCCAATTTTAAGCGACAACCCGGGCTGGGAATGGCCGCGCGAGCATGCGCTTGCACTGATAGGTACCTATGCATCACTTTTGTATCTAACGCCTATTATTGGTGGCTGGATTGCAGATAAGATTACAGGTTACCGAATGGCCGTGGTTTTGGGTTGCATTATTATGACCCTGGGTCACGCTTCTATGGCGCTGGAAACTACAGCTTCCTTTTACTTGGGTCTTGCACTTCTGGTTATTGGGACAGGTTTTTTTAAGCCGAATATTACTTCCATCATTTCTGAAATGTATAAAGGTAAGGAATCGAAAAAAGACGGTGCTTATACAATCTTCTATATGGGTGTAAATGCCGGAGCTTTCTTTGGAATGATGCTTTGCGGTTATTTAGCTGAAAATTATGGCTGGTCTTGGGGCTTTGGCCTTGCCGGTATTTTTATGTTCTTGGGGATGCTACAGTTCCTTTTGGCGAAAAATCTATTCGGAAGTGTAGGCGCCAAACCTACCAAAATTCACGAAGTTGAAATTCCACAGAATATAAACGAAGAAAGACCTGAATTGCGAAATGACCAAGCAGAAGAAGCCCCTATCAAGTTAAATCCATTCACAATGTTTGACAAAATCTTGGTAGTTCTTTCATCTGTGGGTGGTTTACTCTATCTTTTTAACGACCCTTTGGAGAAGATTGGAGGTACATCCTTAGTTCCTTTTGAAGTAGGCGGATTGAGCGGAACCAATTTTGTAGTTTTAACGGCATTGTTCTTATTTTTAATATTATTGATTACCCGTATTGTAAGATACTTGCCTATAGTTCGTGATAGAATTATCGCGGTTTCCATATTTGGTCTTTTCACCGTTTTCTTCTTTTCGTTCTTCGAGCAATCGTTAGGATCCATGACCCTTTTTGCAAGAGATTATACCGATAGAACATTGGTAGGCGATTCAGCTATGATATTTAAAATCGTGGATGCACTTTTAACTACTGTTCCTTTAATAATAATTACTTGGGTAATCTATTTGCTATTTAAGAAAACATTCACCATAATTGGCGCTTCAAACATAGTACTGGCAATTGCTTTTATTGGGGTTTGGGGATTGGTACTTTACCGCTTATATGATAAGTTTTCACAGGAGGGCAACGAAGTGGATGCCACTTGGTTTGGTATTTTAAATTCCTTTTTCATTATTACCCTCGCACCACTTTTTTCCAGATGGTGGGAGAGCAAATACAATCCAAGTGCAGGTATGAAATACGGTATTGGTTTGATATTACTGGGATTAGGATTTGCGGTACTTTCTTACGGTGCGTCAGATATACCTTCAGGGGCGATGACAGCTTCCGTGAGTATGATATTTCTAATTTTGGCTTATTTGCTGCACACTATGGGAGAACTATGTATTTCACCAGTAGGACTTTCATATTTAAGTAAACTTGTTCCTGCTAGAATGATTGGGTTTATGTTCGGGGTGTGGTACCTTGCCATTGCCGTGGGCCAAAAGGCTGCAAATACAATGGGCGGGATGATTGATAAGATTTCTGCGGAGTATTCCTTAGGAACCTTCTTTTTAATTTTTGCATTAATACCCATTGGCGTGGGGGTTATTGCGATGATTCTTAACCCAATTCTAAAAAAATTAATGCACGGTATTCGTTAA
- the eno gene encoding phosphopyruvate hydratase — MSIIIDINARQIFDSRGNPTIEVDVITENGFMGRAAVPSGASTGEHEAVELRDGGKDYMGKGVLKAVENITGKIAGTLLGISVFEQELIDKTMIDLDGTKNKSKLGANAILGVSLACAKAAAAELGMPLYRYVGGVSAKTLPVPMMNIINGGSHSDAPIAFQEFMVMPVKAKSFTHAMQMGSEIFHNLKKVLHDRGLSTAVGDEGGFAPTLDGTEDALDTIAKATKKAGYKLGDDVMIALDCASAEFYIKKKYDYTKFEGEKGKVRTSKEQADYLAELCEKYPIISIEDGMDENDWEGWKYLTEKIGDKVQLVGDDLFVTNVERLSKGISEKIANSILIKVNQIGTLTETIAAVNMAHNAGYTSVMSHRSGETEDNTIADLAVALNCGQIKTGSASRSDRMAKYNQLLRIEEQLGEVAYFPQQNAFKI; from the coding sequence ATGAGCATCATCATCGACATCAACGCAAGACAAATTTTCGACTCTAGAGGAAACCCAACTATTGAGGTTGACGTAATTACCGAAAACGGTTTTATGGGCCGGGCAGCAGTTCCATCCGGAGCTTCCACTGGTGAGCACGAAGCTGTAGAGCTTCGCGATGGCGGAAAAGATTATATGGGAAAAGGTGTGTTGAAAGCTGTGGAAAACATTACAGGAAAAATTGCCGGGACGCTTTTGGGAATTTCTGTTTTTGAACAGGAGTTGATTGATAAAACAATGATTGATTTAGACGGCACCAAAAATAAATCGAAATTGGGCGCCAATGCAATTTTAGGCGTTTCGCTGGCTTGCGCAAAAGCAGCCGCAGCTGAGCTGGGCATGCCGCTTTATCGCTACGTGGGTGGAGTGAGTGCTAAAACACTCCCTGTGCCTATGATGAATATTATTAATGGCGGTTCGCACAGTGATGCACCTATCGCTTTTCAGGAATTTATGGTAATGCCCGTGAAGGCAAAAAGTTTCACGCACGCGATGCAAATGGGTTCCGAAATTTTTCATAACCTTAAAAAGGTATTGCACGACCGTGGATTGAGCACGGCAGTTGGCGACGAAGGCGGATTTGCCCCAACTTTAGATGGAACGGAGGATGCTTTGGATACCATTGCAAAAGCAACCAAAAAAGCAGGTTACAAATTGGGCGATGATGTAATGATTGCTTTGGATTGCGCTTCTGCTGAATTTTATATTAAGAAAAAATACGATTACACAAAATTTGAAGGGGAAAAAGGAAAAGTGCGTACATCAAAAGAGCAGGCAGATTATTTAGCTGAATTATGCGAAAAATATCCCATCATTTCTATTGAAGACGGTATGGACGAAAACGACTGGGAAGGCTGGAAATATTTGACAGAGAAAATTGGCGATAAAGTTCAATTGGTTGGAGATGATTTATTTGTGACAAACGTGGAAAGACTTTCAAAAGGTATTTCAGAAAAAATAGCCAATTCAATTTTGATAAAAGTGAATCAAATTGGCACGTTGACCGAAACCATAGCAGCTGTAAATATGGCCCACAATGCAGGCTATACATCTGTTATGAGCCACCGAAGCGGCGAAACTGAAGATAATACTATTGCTGATTTGGCGGTGGCTTTAAATTGCGGCCAAATAAAAACTGGTTCCGCTTCACGAAGTGATAGAATGGCAAAGTACAATCAGTTGCTAAGAATAGAGGAGCAATTGGGTGAAGTGGCTTATTTTCCCCAGCAAAATGCCTTCAAAATATAA